Part of the Acidimicrobiales bacterium genome is shown below.
GTCGGCGCGCGGTCGGATCGGCGCGTGCCGGACCGTGCGCAGCTCGGCGAGCATCTCGCCGGCGAACAGCCCGTCGCGTCGGCTCGGACGCGCGGGCGTGGCGGTGCCGAGCCCGACGACGAGCAGCGGACCTGCACCCGCGAGCGCCAGCGCGAGGGCGAGACCACGGCGCGACCCGGTGCGCCCGTTCGCGGACGATCCCCTGCGCCGGACCACGCGCGACCCCTACCCTGGCGCGCCCGCGCGAAACGGGGCGAGCCGTACTGTTCTCCCGGCCCTCGTGCGGCACCACCAGGCGCCGGCGCGCTCGCGCCCCGGGGGCGGGACGCACCTCGCCGGCGAGCTGCCGCGCAGGGCCAGCCGCGCCGACCGGCGCCGGGGCCGACGGGCCGCTCCGCCCTGCCACCGCGCCCCTCGGTACACTCCGGCATGCCCGGCCCGGAGCTGACCCACCTCGACGCGGCGGGCAACGCCCGGATGGTCGACGTCACCGCGAAGCGGCCGACGCGCCGACGTGCCGTCGCCCGCGCGCTGCTGCGGATGTCGCCCGACACGGCGCGCCGGGTACTGGGCGGCGAGCTCCCGACCGGAGACGTCCTCGGCGCAGCGCGCACGGCCGCGGTGCTCGCCGCCAAGCGGACCGACGAGCTCGTCCCGCTCTGCCACCCCCTCCTGCTGGGCGAGGTCGCGGTCGAGTTCGGCCCCGCCGAGCACGGCGTCGGGATCGAGGCCGCGGTCGACGCCTTGGACCGCACGGGCGTCGAGATGGAGGCGCTCACCGCCTGCGCCGTCGCCGCCCTCACCGTCTACCAGGCGTGCCGCCACCTCGACGACACCCTCGTCCTCGACGACCTCGCCGTCTGGCACAAGACCGGCGGTCGGAGCGGCGCGTGGCTGCGGCGGGCGGACGGAACGGTCGCTCGTGACGGCCAGCCGGGCTGCGCCGACCCGGCCGACGCGACCGCCACCGAGGGTTGAGCCGGAACGCCGGGCAAGCACTGATTGCTGCACGGCAGCTACGATTGCGTAAATGGGGCGCCACCGCCGGCGGCGCTTGCGAACCGCCGCAGCGATCGCCGTCCTCGCGGCGTCGCCCGCGCTCGGACCGGCAGCGAACGCGTCCGCCCGTCGAGGAGTCGCCGAGGTCGCCTACGCGGGCTCCCTCACCCTGCTCAACGAGCGGGTGCTCGGACCCGCCTTCTCCCGCGCCACGGGCTACGGCTACGAGGGTCGCGGCGCGGGAGCCGACGCGCTCGCGGCCGAGATCGCCGCCGGCGCCATCAGCGCCAACGTCTTCGAGAGCGTCGGCCCGGGCCCCATCGTCTCGCTCGAGCCCCGTCTGACGCGCTGGCTCGTCCGCTTCGCCTCCTGCCCCCTCGTCCTCGCCTACAACCCGGCGAGCCCGTTCGCCACCCGGCTCGCGGCGATCGCGCGCGGTCGCGGGACGCTCCGTCAGCTCCTCGTCCTCCTCGCGTCGCCCTCCTTCCGGCTGGGCCGGACCGACCCGAACGTCGATCCGCAGGGAGCGGCCTTCGTCGAGATGCTCGAGCTCGCGCAGCGGCGCGCCGGCCTCGAGGGCGGCATCGTCCGGAGGATCCTGCGTGCGCCGGCTCCCGGCTCGGGCGACTCCGCCGAGATCTTCGACGAGGTGGGCCTCGAGGCCCGGCTCCAGGCAGGTCAGCTCGACGCCGCGAGCGCCTACCTGCCCGAGGCGCGCGCGCTGCACCTGCCGTACGTGCCGCTGCCGACCGAGGTCAACCTCGGGGACCCGAGGCTCGCCTCGCTGTACTCGACCGCCTCGCTCCGGCTCGCGGACGGGGCGGTCGTCCACGGCCAGCCCATCAGCCTCGACGTGACGGTCATCGGCCGCCCCGCCGCGCCGGCCGCGGCCGCGTTCGTGGCCTACCTCCTGTCGAACGCCGGGCGACGAGCCGTGCGATCCTTCGGCTACACGCTGACGCGCCCCGTGGTCGTCGGGCCCGTGCGCGCCGTCCCGGCGGTGGTACGCCGTGCGCTCGCCCGCTGAGGCGGCGCTCGGCGCGCCGGCGCGGCGCGAGCGCCTCGACCACCTGCAGGCGACGGCGGGGGCGCTCGCGGCCATCGTGGTGTGGGTCGTCCTCGTCGGCCCGATCCTCACCCTCCTCGGCGAGCTGTCGCCTGCAGCCATCGGCCGAGCGCTCAGCGCCCCGGGCGCGCTGACCCCCCTCGTCGTCTCGCTCGAGTCGGGCGCCCTCACCCTCGCGGTGCTCGTCGGGCTCGGCACGCCGCTCGCCTTCCTCCTCGCTCGGGGACGCCTCCCCTTCGCCCGCGTGCTCGAGACCGGCGTCCTCGCACTGCTGCTGCTGCCACCCCTCGTCATCGGCTTGCTGCTCGTCTTCATGCTCGGCCCGGCGACGCCCGCCGGGCACGCCCTCGCCCGGGTGCACCTCAGCGCGACGAACACCTTCCTCGCCCTCGTCGTCGCCCAGGTGTACGAGTCCGCGCCCTACTACGTGCTCGGCGCGCAGGCAGCCTTCCGTGCCGCCGACCGCCGCCTCGAGGAGCAGGCGGCGCTGCTCGGCGACCCTCCCTGGCGCGTCCTCGCCCGGGTCACCCTCCCGCTCGCCGCGCCCGGCCTGGCGGCGGCCCTCGCCTTCGCCTGGGCCCGCGCCATGGGCGCCTTCGGCGCCGTCGTCATCGTCGCCTACCACCCCTTCGGCCTGCCCCTGCAGATCTGGACGACCCTCCAGGAGACCGGGCTCGCCTCCGCGCTCCCCTTCGCGCTCGTGCTCCTCGTCGTCGCGCTCCCCCTGCCGATCGCCGCCTACGCCTACAGCGCCCGTGCTCGAGGCCGACTTCACCGTTGAGCGCCGAGACTTCGCGGTCTCGGTCGCGCTGCGCGTCGCACCGGGCGAGCGTCTGGCGCTGTTCGGGCCCTCGGGCGCCGGCAAGACGACCGTGCTCGAGACCATCGCCGGGCTCGTGCACCCCCGGCGCGGCCGCGTGTCGCTCGGCGGTCGCCTCCTCGCCACGACCGAGCCCGCGCGCAGCGTGCCGACCTGGCGGCGACGCATCGGCCTCCTGCGCCACGACCCCGCGCTCTTCCCACACCTCAGCGTCGCTGCCAACCTCGCCTACGGCGCGGCCGATCGCTCCAGCGTCGCCGCGCTCGCGTCCCGCCTCCGCATCGGCGAGCTCCTCGCCGCCTCGCCGCTCGCCCTCTCTGCCGGCCAGCGCCGCCGCGTCGCGCTCGCTCGCCTCCTCGCCGCGGCGCCAGCGGCGCTCGCGCTCGACGAGCCCTACGACGGGCTCGACGAGGAGGCGAAGCGCGTCGTCTCCGAGGTGATCCTCGAAGCCGCCGCCGAGCGGCAGCTGCCGACGCTCGTCGCCGCGCACGACCTCGCCGAGGCGCAGTTCGTGGCCGATCGGGTCGCCGTCATCGACCGTGGGCAGGTGCTCCAGGTCGACGAGCCGGCCGCCCTCGTGCGTGCCCCGGCGACGCGCCGCGTCGCCGCCCTCGTCGGCTACCGATCCTTCGCACCGCTCGCGGGCGGGGGGTGCTTCCTCGCCGTCCACCCCGACCTCGTCCTCCTCGGCCACCACCCCGAGCGTGGGCCGACCCTCATCGGCGAGCTGCGGTCCCTGCGACCGTCCGGCGCGCGCTTCGAGCTCGCCGTCGCCGTGCACGGGACGGCGGTGACCCTGCGCGTCGACGAGCCCCCTGCCGGGAACGAAATCCGCTTCACGCCGATCGCCCCCCCTGTCTACGGGGAGGATGGGAGGCTGCTCGCCTCCGAGGCGGTGCCGTCGTGAGCCCCTCCCGTCCGACGGGTCGCACCGGCCTCGCATCCGGCGAGCCCCTGCGCGGCGCCGTCGCGGGCCGCACGGCAGAGGCGGCGAGCGCGCCCGGGCGCGTCCGA
Proteins encoded:
- a CDS encoding ABC transporter permease subunit produces the protein MRSPAEAALGAPARRERLDHLQATAGALAAIVVWVVLVGPILTLLGELSPAAIGRALSAPGALTPLVVSLESGALTLAVLVGLGTPLAFLLARGRLPFARVLETGVLALLLLPPLVIGLLLVFMLGPATPAGHALARVHLSATNTFLALVVAQVYESAPYYVLGAQAAFRAADRRLEEQAALLGDPPWRVLARVTLPLAAPGLAAALAFAWARAMGAFGAVVIVAYHPFGLPLQIWTTLQETGLASALPFALVLLVVALPLPIAAYAYSARARGRLHR
- a CDS encoding substrate-binding domain-containing protein produces the protein MGRHRRRRLRTAAAIAVLAASPALGPAANASARRGVAEVAYAGSLTLLNERVLGPAFSRATGYGYEGRGAGADALAAEIAAGAISANVFESVGPGPIVSLEPRLTRWLVRFASCPLVLAYNPASPFATRLAAIARGRGTLRQLLVLLASPSFRLGRTDPNVDPQGAAFVEMLELAQRRAGLEGGIVRRILRAPAPGSGDSAEIFDEVGLEARLQAGQLDAASAYLPEARALHLPYVPLPTEVNLGDPRLASLYSTASLRLADGAVVHGQPISLDVTVIGRPAAPAAAAFVAYLLSNAGRRAVRSFGYTLTRPVVVGPVRAVPAVVRRALAR
- a CDS encoding ATP-binding cassette domain-containing protein is translated as MLEADFTVERRDFAVSVALRVAPGERLALFGPSGAGKTTVLETIAGLVHPRRGRVSLGGRLLATTEPARSVPTWRRRIGLLRHDPALFPHLSVAANLAYGAADRSSVAALASRLRIGELLAASPLALSAGQRRRVALARLLAAAPAALALDEPYDGLDEEAKRVVSEVILEAAAERQLPTLVAAHDLAEAQFVADRVAVIDRGQVLQVDEPAALVRAPATRRVAALVGYRSFAPLAGGGCFLAVHPDLVLLGHHPERGPTLIGELRSLRPSGARFELAVAVHGTAVTLRVDEPPAGNEIRFTPIAPPVYGEDGRLLASEAVPS
- the moaC gene encoding cyclic pyranopterin monophosphate synthase MoaC — translated: MPGPELTHLDAAGNARMVDVTAKRPTRRRAVARALLRMSPDTARRVLGGELPTGDVLGAARTAAVLAAKRTDELVPLCHPLLLGEVAVEFGPAEHGVGIEAAVDALDRTGVEMEALTACAVAALTVYQACRHLDDTLVLDDLAVWHKTGGRSGAWLRRADGTVARDGQPGCADPADATATEG